A window of Fluoribacter dumoffii NY 23 contains these coding sequences:
- a CDS encoding protein-disulfide reductase DsbD family protein: protein MKKLILSLLMTLFSFSVFAEGIGSANPADAMLFIQNHSPLFYLTAFFGLGVLLAFTPCVLPMVPILSSIITGQGASNGRQAFKLSLGYVMGMAITYAIAGMLAAWFGSTVQTLMQQPMIIGGFAILFTLMGLWLLGIFELRLPMFARFTLGRSRQHGIISATLMGSLSTLVVSPCVTAPLIGILTYIAQSNHVAQGGLLLFVLALGMGMPLLFVGAGYGRFLPHSGPWMIRIKQLFAVMMFAMAVWILSRVLSRVWVDVLWVAVLLVNAWVFGAFRKEHHWIGQLLQGLALLSMMGAGALAYQAFTPAPAAQAVIRTPFVKVHTLEEVNLKLAEARAKKQRVFIEFFAGWCSDCQAMDKHVFNQPEVINAMRRSLNLRVDISERTGAVARIRQAFHVYGIPTMIFYDKQGNAMTHLSTVGQISKEKTLELFTQFQK, encoded by the coding sequence ATGAAAAAACTTATATTGTCATTATTGATGACATTGTTCTCGTTTTCTGTTTTTGCAGAAGGCATTGGTAGTGCAAATCCTGCGGATGCCATGTTGTTTATTCAAAATCATAGTCCTCTTTTTTATTTAACGGCATTTTTTGGACTGGGTGTGCTGTTGGCATTTACACCCTGTGTTTTACCTATGGTTCCTATTCTCTCAAGTATTATTACAGGCCAGGGTGCAAGTAATGGGCGGCAGGCTTTTAAATTATCATTAGGGTATGTGATGGGAATGGCGATTACTTATGCTATTGCCGGAATGCTTGCAGCCTGGTTTGGATCAACCGTTCAGACCCTAATGCAGCAGCCGATGATTATCGGGGGCTTTGCTATTTTATTTACTCTGATGGGATTATGGTTGTTAGGGATTTTCGAATTGAGACTTCCAATGTTTGCTCGGTTTACCCTGGGCAGATCACGCCAACATGGTATTATCTCAGCTACTTTGATGGGATCTTTATCTACATTAGTGGTCTCTCCTTGTGTAACCGCCCCCTTAATTGGCATTTTAACCTACATAGCTCAGAGCAATCATGTAGCTCAAGGTGGTTTATTGCTCTTTGTTTTAGCATTAGGTATGGGGATGCCTTTATTATTTGTAGGAGCTGGATATGGCCGTTTCTTGCCTCACTCTGGGCCGTGGATGATTCGTATCAAACAATTATTTGCAGTAATGATGTTTGCTATGGCTGTCTGGATCCTGAGTCGGGTGCTATCCCGGGTTTGGGTCGATGTCCTTTGGGTTGCTGTCTTGCTGGTCAATGCCTGGGTTTTTGGGGCTTTCCGTAAAGAGCATCATTGGATAGGCCAACTGCTGCAAGGCTTGGCTTTATTATCCATGATGGGAGCCGGTGCCTTGGCTTACCAAGCATTTACTCCTGCTCCTGCAGCGCAAGCCGTAATCCGCACTCCCTTCGTTAAGGTTCATACGCTTGAGGAGGTAAATTTAAAATTGGCTGAAGCCAGAGCAAAAAAACAACGCGTTTTTATTGAGTTTTTTGCTGGCTGGTGCAGTGATTGCCAAGCGATGGATAAGCATGTCTTTAACCAACCGGAAGTCATCAATGCCATGCGGCGCTCATTAAATCTTCGTGTGGATATAAGCGAACGAACAGGCGCAGTAGCCAGAATTCGCCAGGCGTTTCATGTTTATGGTATACCTACTATGATTTTTTATGATAAACAAGGAAATGCCATGACTCATTTAAGTACCGTGGGACAGATATCCAAGGAAAAAACTTTAGAGTTGTTCACACAATTTCAAAAGTAA
- a CDS encoding DUF2339 domain-containing protein — MKSVNVEKSLQALETRVSTVEKIINSVFPIKHSKSTQEKKSNTRQKSIQKPMSGNWLGFVAAVCFILTACFIVKLSIVSGWLTHEKQLGVATLFGMALFTGGLVISNADRMYACFLPAAGATVLYFTGFAAFQYYLLISFQTVIAITTVVSGISIWFYLRFKHDIYAIIAALGAYIAPIVAGVENNAIFSLYYFTICSLNFATLAIWVESRTLTLISAYLAISITAIIGLKIHQDVLIAAVLAINFLIYSIGTLFHTQITKQQLTEKESWSLFPVLLIFYAMEYYFLSCIDQTFASCASLAAAALLVSLYNSAKRWSPGRRFNSRNVILTFVTLVCFHSIYLGLLPLSLRPWLFPLIVSGYTLFRARLSSIQWSIPFLIPFVALSAILGIEYISMLSHLLSGRELSWSAVAWVSFASIWHFLIQNRKELGDKEEYCYVLLAAAHLLAIMSLYQITTEYGTLAVSASWLTYVLILLQVSTLRNDVLIAKSVIIVLFFAAGKALLYDASSTPTLIRALSLILTGVVLYASGLVIRKKTNWQSKSSKDICSENGSKIV, encoded by the coding sequence TTGAAATCAGTTAATGTTGAAAAAAGCTTACAGGCACTGGAAACTCGCGTGTCCACAGTTGAAAAAATTATTAACAGTGTTTTCCCCATAAAACATTCTAAATCAACTCAAGAAAAAAAAAGTAATACCAGGCAAAAGTCTATTCAAAAACCGATGTCAGGAAATTGGTTAGGATTTGTTGCTGCTGTTTGCTTTATTTTGACTGCTTGTTTCATTGTGAAATTATCTATTGTATCCGGATGGCTAACTCATGAAAAACAACTGGGTGTAGCCACCCTGTTTGGAATGGCCTTATTTACCGGCGGCCTTGTTATTTCAAATGCGGATAGAATGTATGCCTGTTTTCTACCCGCCGCCGGGGCTACAGTACTTTATTTTACCGGTTTTGCAGCCTTTCAATATTACCTTCTTATTTCCTTTCAAACGGTGATTGCTATTACCACGGTTGTCTCGGGAATTTCAATTTGGTTTTATTTGCGTTTTAAGCATGATATTTATGCGATTATAGCTGCATTGGGTGCCTACATTGCTCCCATTGTTGCAGGGGTTGAAAATAATGCCATTTTTTCCTTGTATTATTTTACTATTTGTTCGTTGAATTTCGCGACTCTGGCGATTTGGGTGGAGTCTCGCACCCTAACATTGATTTCAGCATATTTAGCAATCTCCATAACAGCAATAATTGGATTAAAAATTCATCAAGATGTATTGATTGCTGCGGTTCTGGCCATTAATTTTTTGATCTATTCCATTGGTACCTTATTTCATACACAAATCACCAAACAGCAACTTACTGAAAAGGAATCCTGGAGCCTTTTCCCAGTGCTGCTTATCTTTTATGCAATGGAATATTATTTTCTTAGTTGTATCGATCAAACTTTCGCCTCATGTGCTTCATTAGCTGCAGCTGCCCTTTTAGTAAGTTTATATAATTCTGCGAAAAGATGGTCTCCAGGACGTCGCTTCAATAGTAGAAATGTAATTTTAACCTTTGTAACACTTGTATGCTTTCATTCGATCTATCTTGGACTTTTGCCTTTAAGCTTAAGACCCTGGCTTTTTCCACTGATTGTTTCAGGATATACCTTATTTCGGGCCCGACTTAGCTCAATTCAATGGAGCATACCCTTTTTAATACCTTTTGTAGCCCTTTCTGCCATTTTAGGTATTGAATACATCAGTATGTTAAGCCACTTGCTTAGCGGAAGAGAATTATCATGGTCTGCTGTTGCCTGGGTATCCTTTGCCAGCATTTGGCACTTTTTAATTCAAAATCGCAAGGAGTTGGGCGATAAGGAAGAATATTGTTATGTTCTACTCGCAGCCGCCCATCTTCTTGCAATAATGAGCCTTTATCAGATTACTACTGAATATGGAACTTTGGCCGTATCTGCATCTTGGCTTACCTATGTGTTAATCCTTCTTCAGGTTTCAACATTAAGAAATGATGTGCTTATTGCAAAATCAGTCATTATCGTATTATTTTTTGCTGCAGGTAAGGCACTACTTTATGATGCATCATCTACGCCAACACTGATTCGGGCCTTATCACTAATTTTGACTGGTGTTGTATTGTATGCTTCTGGACTTGTAATTAGGAAAAAAACCAACTGGCAAAGTAAGTCAAGCAAGGATATATGTTCTGAGAATGGCAGCAAAATAGTTTAA
- a CDS encoding uracil-xanthine permease family protein yields MDGNELIYGVNDKPPLLKLILLGLQHTLLMSVYLVLIIIVVRTSKLTDEIAVDAVRVGMIALAMATTLQALKPPFGSGFLAAPVVSAIYFKASLLAAELGGLPLVLGMTVFAGLLEILFSRLLYHLRVIFPPGISGFIIVIVGIELGLEGLRQFLGVAKVGTHHFDIHFFIGLFTLSTMIGLSIWWRGIIKLICSFIGLVSGFIVAFLLGAINPEKIALLKTIPYFALPNFSFVSYQFSPALILPFFIASIAAALRTIGVITTCQKINDPNWKNPDLKSIKSGVFADGVGSVIAGLFGIPGISTGPSLVGISSAAGATSRYIAFTTSIILLILSLCPKFVSILLIIPLSVVGPALMFTASFMIVGGFQVMTSRNIDARMTYVIGFALLFGLSKEIYPKFYASLPHALQSIASTSLSLSVFVALVLHLIFRLGIRKDAVITFEKEKDLSKDELNYFIYQNGKNWSINTTIMDRIALTTGEVVQHLRRTHLAEDAVDVRLSYDQVDFIVHIKYLGDLLLLPFVNQGKKIFLEEESFSYGLTDFLTGVYPDKFERFMVKNEAHIKLYFII; encoded by the coding sequence TGATTTATGGGGTAAATGACAAACCCCCTTTGCTAAAATTGATTTTACTTGGACTGCAACATACTTTGTTAATGTCAGTCTATTTGGTTCTAATTATTATTGTAGTAAGAACTTCGAAGCTTACAGATGAGATTGCTGTAGATGCTGTCAGAGTAGGTATGATTGCCCTTGCAATGGCTACTACCTTACAAGCTTTAAAACCACCCTTTGGATCAGGGTTTTTAGCAGCGCCGGTGGTATCCGCTATTTATTTCAAAGCCTCTTTATTAGCCGCAGAGTTGGGAGGATTACCTTTAGTATTGGGAATGACTGTATTTGCTGGTTTGTTAGAAATTCTTTTTTCCCGACTGTTATATCATTTGCGAGTAATATTTCCCCCAGGGATTTCAGGGTTCATTATCGTGATTGTTGGGATTGAATTAGGTCTTGAAGGGCTCAGGCAATTTCTAGGGGTTGCAAAAGTAGGAACCCATCACTTCGACATCCATTTTTTTATTGGTTTGTTTACCTTATCCACGATGATTGGACTGAGTATATGGTGGCGAGGAATTATAAAGCTTATATGCTCTTTCATAGGTTTAGTTTCTGGATTTATCGTCGCTTTTTTATTGGGAGCCATTAATCCTGAAAAAATTGCCCTACTTAAAACCATCCCTTATTTCGCTTTACCTAATTTCTCATTTGTTTCCTATCAATTTTCACCAGCACTCATTTTACCTTTTTTTATAGCCAGCATTGCAGCAGCCCTCCGCACAATCGGGGTTATTACCACCTGCCAGAAAATTAATGATCCCAACTGGAAAAATCCGGATTTGAAATCGATTAAAAGTGGTGTCTTTGCCGATGGAGTGGGTTCGGTTATTGCAGGATTATTTGGAATTCCTGGGATCAGTACTGGTCCTAGTTTAGTGGGTATTTCGAGCGCCGCGGGAGCAACAAGCCGTTATATTGCTTTTACAACAAGCATTATTTTACTCATTTTATCTTTATGTCCCAAATTCGTTTCTATTTTATTGATTATTCCTCTATCTGTAGTGGGTCCTGCATTAATGTTTACCGCAAGTTTTATGATTGTTGGCGGATTTCAGGTTATGACCTCCAGAAATATAGATGCCAGAATGACTTATGTTATTGGTTTTGCTCTTTTATTTGGGCTCAGTAAAGAAATTTACCCTAAATTTTATGCTTCCCTGCCTCATGCCCTACAATCCATTGCGAGTACATCGCTTTCCCTTTCCGTATTTGTTGCTCTTGTGCTGCATCTAATTTTTCGACTGGGCATTCGTAAAGATGCAGTGATTACTTTTGAAAAAGAAAAAGACTTATCCAAAGACGAACTGAACTACTTTATCTATCAAAATGGTAAAAACTGGAGTATCAACACCACAATAATGGATCGCATTGCGCTCACCACTGGTGAAGTTGTACAACATCTTCGCCGTACTCATTTAGCAGAGGACGCTGTTGATGTTAGATTAAGTTATGATCAAGTAGACTTTATTGTGCATATCAAATATTTGGGTGACTTACTGTTGCTGCCCTTTGTTAACCAGGGGAAAAAAATCTTTCTTGAAGAGGAATCTTTTTCTTACGGGTTAACCGATTTCTTAACAGGGGTATATCCTGATAAATTTGAACGGTTCATGGTAAAAAATGAAGCACATATCAAGCTTTATTTTATTATCTAA